The following coding sequences are from one Pelagovum sp. HNIBRBA483 window:
- the argE gene encoding acetylornithine deacetylase, translating to MATLDHTKALLGDLISYPSISSNSNVEVIGYMAQRLQEIGADVQLQFTPDGQKANLFGTLGPDGPGGIVLSGHSDVVPVMDQDWTHDPFEMIERDGRLYGRGTCDMKGFIAAAIGKAADYAALPLTRPVHFAFTHDEETGCLGAQALAPWLQERAIRPALAIIGEPTMMQVIEGHKGCCEYTTHFHGRAGHGSMPDLGINAVEYAVRYVTRLMQIGEDLKSRAPANSRFDPPWTTINTGSLNGGAIHNVIPETASVQWEFRPVQNSDFTYVKGAVEDYVQSVLLPAMRKVDPNASITTEVIGEVAGLEPATVNEARDILMELTGSNHSSVVPFGTEAGIFSEIGMNVAVCGPGSIEQAHKPDEYLAIDQLQKCLAMLDGLEANLTA from the coding sequence ATGGCAACGCTGGACCATACCAAAGCCCTTTTGGGCGATCTGATCAGCTATCCAAGCATCTCGAGCAATAGCAATGTCGAGGTGATCGGATACATGGCCCAGCGCCTTCAGGAAATCGGCGCCGATGTGCAACTCCAGTTCACACCAGACGGCCAAAAGGCCAATCTCTTTGGCACGCTTGGCCCCGATGGCCCCGGAGGCATCGTCCTCTCGGGCCATTCCGACGTGGTGCCGGTCATGGATCAGGACTGGACCCACGATCCGTTCGAGATGATCGAACGCGACGGTCGCCTCTACGGGCGCGGTACCTGCGATATGAAAGGCTTCATCGCGGCGGCTATCGGCAAGGCTGCCGATTACGCAGCACTGCCCCTGACCCGCCCCGTCCACTTCGCCTTCACCCATGACGAGGAAACCGGCTGCCTCGGCGCACAGGCGCTGGCACCATGGCTGCAAGAACGCGCTATTCGCCCCGCCCTCGCGATCATTGGCGAGCCGACAATGATGCAAGTGATCGAAGGTCACAAAGGCTGCTGCGAATACACCACGCACTTTCATGGCCGCGCCGGTCACGGCTCCATGCCCGATCTCGGCATCAACGCGGTGGAATACGCGGTGCGCTACGTCACCCGCCTGATGCAAATTGGCGAAGATCTCAAATCCCGCGCGCCCGCGAACAGCCGCTTCGATCCGCCTTGGACGACGATCAACACCGGCTCTCTAAACGGCGGCGCGATCCACAACGTGATCCCCGAAACAGCGTCCGTCCAATGGGAGTTCCGCCCGGTCCAGAACAGCGATTTCACCTATGTCAAAGGCGCGGTGGAAGATTATGTACAGTCCGTCCTCCTCCCCGCCATGCGCAAGGTGGACCCAAACGCCAGCATCACCACCGAGGTGATCGGCGAGGTCGCCGGTCTGGAACCCGCCACCGTGAACGAGGCCCGCGATATTCTGATGGAGTTGACCGGCAGCAATCACTCCAGCGTCGTACCTTTCGGCACCGAGGCTGGCATCTTCAGCGAGATCGGCATGAACGTCGCCGTTTGTGGCCCCGGCTCCATCGAACAGGCGCATAAGCCGGACGAATATCTCGCGATCGACCAATTACAGAAATGTCTCGCCATGCTCGACGGGCTTGAGGCAAATCTCACGGCTTAA